A region of Cellulophaga sp. RHA19 DNA encodes the following proteins:
- a CDS encoding alpha/beta hydrolase — translation MQLTEKEVTYTTTNSYATLNTLTKDTKNVWLVCHGIGYLSKYFLRYFKELNTKENYIIAPQAPSKYYLNNKFTHIGASWLTRENTVAETKNIITYLNTVYKTENIPEHTNFIVLGYSQGVSVVTRWLAQEKIKCNHFVLYAGTVPKELSKEDFTYLSDNKTKTTYIVGDEDAYFDDDRKQLEKIRIKNIIDPNTNFITFKGVHEVKKEIINSLVE, via the coding sequence ATGCAGCTTACAGAAAAAGAAGTAACTTATACTACAACTAACTCTTACGCTACTCTTAATACCTTAACCAAGGATACTAAAAACGTATGGCTTGTATGTCACGGAATTGGTTATTTAAGTAAATATTTTCTACGTTACTTTAAAGAACTTAATACCAAAGAAAATTACATAATTGCACCACAAGCACCATCTAAATATTACTTAAACAATAAGTTTACCCATATTGGCGCAAGTTGGCTTACTAGAGAAAATACCGTTGCAGAAACAAAAAATATTATAACATATTTAAACACCGTTTACAAAACAGAAAACATCCCTGAACATACTAATTTTATAGTATTAGGGTATTCCCAAGGAGTATCTGTTGTTACAAGATGGTTAGCTCAGGAAAAAATTAAATGCAACCACTTTGTGTTATATGCTGGTACTGTGCCAAAAGAACTCTCTAAAGAAGACTTTACTTACCTAAGTGATAATAAAACAAAAACTACTTATATAGTGGGTGATGAAGATGCTTATTTTGATGATGATCGCAAGCAGTTAGAAAAAATAAGAATTAAAAACATTATAGACCCTAACACCAACTTTATAACTTTTAAAGGAGTACACGAAGTAAAAAAAGAAATAATAAATTCTTTAGTAGAATAA
- the dnaK gene encoding molecular chaperone DnaK: MSKIIGIDLGTTNSCVSVMEGNEAVVIPNAEGKRTTPSVIAFVEGGEIKVGDPAKRQAVTNPTKTIYSIKRFMGNKYSESNKEADRVPYNVVKGDNDTPRVDIDGRLYSPQELSAMILQKMKKTAEDYLGQDVSRAVITVPAYFNDAQRQATKEAGEIAGLTVERIINEPTAASLAYGMDKKDTDQKIVVFDFGGGTHDVSILELGDGVFEVLSTDGDTHLGGDDVDQKIIDWLADEFKSEESIDLREDAMALQRLREAAEKAKIELSSSAQTEINLPYVTATASGPKHLVRTLTLAKFNQLIDDLVKRTIAPCESALKSAGLSKSDIDEIILVGGSTRIPAVVEAVEKFFGKKPSKGVNPDEVVAVGAAIQGGVLTGDVKDVLLLDVTPLSLGIETMGSVMTKLIEANTTIPTKKSQVFSTAADNQPSVEIHVLQGERPMANDNKTIGRFHLDGIPPAQRGTPQIEVTFDIDANGIIKVSATDKATNKTQDIRIEASSGLTEEEIKKMKAEAEANAEADKKAKETADKLNEADGMIFQTEKQLKEFGDKISDNNKKPVEEALEELKKAYETKDLAVITPALDKINEAWKGASEEMYKAQAEAQGGAAPGPDAGAEAKEGDDVEDVDFEEVK; the protein is encoded by the coding sequence ATGAGTAAAATTATTGGTATAGATTTAGGAACAACCAATTCTTGTGTTTCTGTAATGGAAGGAAATGAAGCGGTTGTGATTCCAAATGCAGAGGGTAAAAGAACAACACCATCTGTGATTGCATTTGTAGAAGGTGGAGAAATTAAGGTTGGTGACCCTGCTAAAAGGCAAGCGGTTACAAATCCTACTAAAACCATATATTCTATTAAACGTTTTATGGGTAACAAATACTCTGAGTCTAATAAAGAAGCAGATAGAGTACCTTATAACGTAGTAAAGGGAGATAACGATACACCTAGAGTTGATATAGATGGTCGTTTATATTCTCCACAAGAATTATCTGCAATGATTCTTCAGAAAATGAAGAAAACAGCAGAGGATTACTTAGGACAAGATGTTTCTAGAGCTGTAATTACAGTTCCTGCATACTTTAATGATGCGCAAAGACAAGCTACAAAAGAAGCTGGTGAAATTGCTGGTTTAACAGTAGAGCGTATTATTAACGAACCTACTGCTGCTTCTTTAGCATACGGTATGGATAAAAAAGATACTGACCAGAAAATAGTAGTATTTGATTTTGGTGGTGGTACACATGATGTATCTATATTAGAATTAGGTGATGGTGTTTTTGAAGTATTATCTACAGACGGAGATACACACTTAGGTGGTGATGATGTTGACCAAAAAATTATTGATTGGTTAGCTGATGAATTTAAAAGCGAAGAAAGCATAGACTTACGTGAAGATGCTATGGCATTACAACGTTTACGTGAAGCTGCTGAAAAAGCTAAAATTGAATTATCTTCTTCTGCACAAACAGAAATTAATTTACCATACGTAACAGCTACGGCTTCTGGTCCTAAGCACTTGGTACGTACGTTAACGTTAGCTAAATTTAATCAGTTAATTGATGATTTAGTAAAAAGAACAATAGCTCCTTGTGAGTCTGCATTAAAATCTGCAGGTTTATCTAAGAGTGATATTGATGAGATTATTTTAGTAGGTGGTTCTACACGTATTCCTGCAGTAGTAGAAGCTGTTGAGAAATTCTTTGGTAAAAAACCATCAAAAGGTGTTAACCCAGATGAGGTTGTTGCAGTAGGTGCAGCTATCCAAGGTGGTGTATTAACTGGTGATGTTAAAGATGTATTATTATTAGATGTTACACCATTATCTTTAGGTATAGAAACTATGGGTAGTGTAATGACTAAGTTAATAGAAGCTAACACTACAATACCAACTAAAAAGTCTCAAGTGTTCTCTACGGCAGCAGACAATCAGCCATCTGTAGAAATACACGTTTTACAAGGTGAGCGTCCAATGGCTAATGATAACAAGACAATAGGTCGTTTTCATTTAGATGGTATTCCACCAGCACAAAGAGGTACTCCGCAAATTGAAGTAACTTTTGATATTGATGCTAACGGTATTATTAAAGTATCTGCTACAGATAAAGCTACTAACAAGACGCAAGACATTAGAATTGAAGCTTCTTCTGGTTTAACTGAAGAAGAAATCAAGAAAATGAAAGCTGAAGCTGAAGCTAATGCAGAAGCAGATAAGAAAGCTAAAGAAACTGCTGATAAATTAAATGAAGCAGACGGAATGATTTTCCAAACAGAAAAGCAATTAAAAGAGTTTGGAGATAAAATCTCTGATAACAATAAGAAACCAGTAGAAGAAGCTTTAGAAGAATTAAAGAAAGCTTACGAAACTAAAGACTTAGCAGTTATTACTCCGGCTTTAGATAAAATTAATGAAGCTTGGAAAGGTGCTTCTGAAGAAATGTACAAAGCCCAAGCAGAAGCTCAAGGCGGTGCAGCTCCAGGACCAGATGCTGGTGCAGAAGCAAAAGAAGGTGATGATGTAGAAGATGTAGACTTTGAAGAAGTAAAGTAA
- a CDS encoding L-serine ammonia-lyase — translation MECISVFDMLKIGVGPSSSHTLGPWRAAERFLQELQEIHSINSVKTIHTELYGSLSLTGKGHATDLAVMLGLSGEDPVTMQVQNIGTIINTIKETSKLLLLGKYAITYNITEHIVFLKTSLPFHANGIKFSATLDNGSTYEDTFYSIGGGFVVKEERVHAKENIQVFKTFPHPVNSGVALLEHCKAGNKTISEIVLENELSLRTPEQVDTDLKAVWDTMLECMHIGCHTQGTLPGGLNVRRRAFDMHEKLKGELSYNSPEEWLQTIRKTEVKFRQILKWVSCFALSVNEVNASLGRVVTAPTNGSAGVIPAVLMYYMVIENHEADFNHIKKFLLVAGEIGSLFKKGATISAAMGGCQAEIGVSSAMAAGALTELLGGTPEQVLMAAEIAMEHHLGLTCDPIGGLVQVPCIERNSMGAIKAINAAELALDSDPANAKVPIDKVINTMWETAKDMNSKYKETSTGGLAVGVFLSDC, via the coding sequence ATGGAATGTATCAGTGTTTTTGATATGCTTAAAATTGGTGTGGGACCATCTAGTTCGCACACACTTGGACCTTGGAGAGCTGCAGAGCGTTTTCTGCAAGAACTACAAGAGATTCACTCTATAAATAGTGTTAAAACTATACACACAGAATTGTATGGTTCTTTATCCTTAACTGGTAAAGGTCATGCAACAGATTTAGCCGTAATGCTAGGCCTTTCTGGTGAAGACCCCGTAACTATGCAAGTGCAGAATATAGGGACTATTATAAATACTATAAAAGAAACCAGCAAATTATTGCTTCTTGGCAAATATGCCATTACATATAATATTACAGAACATATTGTTTTTTTAAAAACATCTTTGCCATTTCATGCAAATGGTATTAAATTTTCTGCCACTTTGGACAATGGTAGTACTTATGAAGACACTTTTTACTCTATTGGTGGTGGTTTTGTTGTAAAAGAAGAAAGAGTACACGCTAAAGAAAACATACAAGTATTTAAAACTTTTCCGCATCCAGTAAATTCTGGTGTTGCTCTATTAGAACATTGTAAAGCTGGTAACAAAACAATATCTGAAATTGTTTTAGAGAACGAGCTATCATTACGTACACCGGAACAAGTAGATACCGATTTAAAAGCTGTCTGGGACACAATGTTAGAGTGTATGCATATTGGCTGCCATACTCAAGGTACTTTACCTGGCGGATTAAATGTACGTAGACGTGCTTTTGATATGCACGAAAAACTTAAAGGAGAACTATCTTATAACTCTCCTGAAGAATGGTTACAAACCATACGTAAAACTGAAGTTAAATTTAGACAAATATTAAAATGGGTTAGTTGTTTTGCATTAAGTGTAAACGAAGTTAACGCATCTCTTGGCCGTGTTGTTACTGCACCAACTAATGGTAGCGCTGGTGTTATACCTGCGGTATTAATGTATTATATGGTAATAGAAAATCACGAAGCAGATTTTAATCACATTAAAAAGTTTTTACTAGTTGCTGGTGAAATTGGTAGTTTATTTAAAAAAGGAGCTACTATTTCTGCTGCTATGGGCGGTTGCCAAGCAGAAATTGGAGTGTCATCTGCAATGGCAGCTGGTGCTTTAACTGAATTACTTGGTGGTACCCCAGAACAGGTTTTAATGGCCGCAGAAATTGCTATGGAACATCATTTAGGCTTAACTTGTGACCCTATTGGTGGTTTGGTACAAGTACCGTGTATAGAACGCAACTCTATGGGAGCTATTAAAGCTATAAATGCTGCAGAATTAGCATTAGATTCTGACCCTGCAAACGCTAAGGTCCCAATAGACAAGGTAATCAACACTATGTGGGAAACCGCAAAGGATATGAATTCTAAATACAAAGAAACATCTACAGGCGGTTTAGCTGTTGGTGTATTTTTAAGTGATTGTTAA
- a CDS encoding Xaa-Pro dipeptidyl-peptidase: MKTTIQRKINSVSKFLFFLVSVVGIAQTEKTVPVFKDGEAQIVEGFSNPDKWIRHDLFVETTFDTDGDGKLDRMHVSVTRPEQTSTEDLKLPVILCSSPYYAGTATGAEEGLFWNVKHELGEKAPERSHPEVKRRGQRPIISNSHIQKWVPRGYIVVHTSAPGTGFSQGAPTVGGPNEALAPKAVIDWLCGRAKGYASPDNSEEVKAFWSTGKVGMTGTSYNGTIPLAAATTGVAGLEAIIPIAPNTSSYHYYRSNGLVRSPGGYLGEDIDVLYDFIHSGDPEKRAYNNKTIRDTELRNGMDRETGDFNDFWAGRDYLNKMAPMKAALLMSHGFNDWNVMPEHSYRIYKAATEKGLPTQIYYHQNGHGGPPPIKIMNRWFTRYLHGVKNGVESNKKAWIVREHDTQDNPTPYDAYPNPNASDITLYLKNGAPTQGKLVLEPTKKQAPETLIDDHNIAMEDLAQAASSKNRLVFTTPTLTNDVHISGLASITIKLASSKPAANLSVALVSLPWNTTEGAVITDNIITRGWADPQNHKSISESKPLKPGKFYTMTFNFQPDDQIIKAGQQIGLVVFSSDNQFTILPKPGTELSVDTNNTKITLPIVGGQEAYKKAVN, from the coding sequence ATGAAAACTACAATACAACGCAAGATAAACAGTGTATCTAAATTTTTATTTTTTTTAGTATCTGTAGTCGGAATTGCGCAAACTGAAAAAACCGTCCCCGTATTTAAAGATGGTGAAGCACAAATTGTAGAAGGTTTTAGCAATCCTGATAAATGGATAAGACACGATTTATTTGTAGAGACTACTTTTGATACTGATGGCGATGGCAAATTAGATCGCATGCACGTTAGCGTTACTAGACCAGAGCAAACTTCTACTGAAGATTTAAAACTACCAGTTATATTGTGCTCTAGTCCGTATTACGCAGGCACAGCTACTGGCGCTGAAGAAGGTTTATTTTGGAATGTAAAGCATGAACTTGGAGAAAAAGCACCAGAACGTTCTCACCCAGAAGTAAAACGTAGAGGACAACGCCCAATAATATCTAACTCACATATACAAAAATGGGTTCCTAGAGGATATATAGTTGTACATACATCTGCTCCTGGAACAGGTTTTTCGCAAGGTGCGCCAACAGTTGGTGGCCCAAATGAAGCTCTTGCCCCAAAAGCAGTTATAGATTGGCTTTGCGGACGTGCTAAAGGCTACGCATCTCCAGATAATAGCGAAGAGGTTAAAGCTTTTTGGTCTACTGGTAAAGTAGGTATGACAGGAACATCATACAATGGGACAATTCCGCTTGCTGCTGCAACTACTGGTGTAGCTGGTTTAGAGGCTATAATACCTATTGCACCAAACACATCATCATACCACTATTATCGTTCTAATGGTTTGGTTAGAAGTCCTGGAGGTTACTTGGGTGAAGACATAGATGTTTTGTATGATTTTATACACAGTGGAGACCCTGAAAAACGTGCTTACAATAATAAAACCATTAGAGACACAGAGCTTAGAAATGGTATGGATAGGGAAACTGGAGATTTTAATGATTTTTGGGCTGGTAGAGACTACCTAAATAAAATGGCTCCTATGAAAGCTGCTTTATTAATGTCTCATGGCTTTAACGACTGGAATGTTATGCCAGAACATAGCTACCGTATTTATAAAGCTGCCACAGAAAAAGGCTTACCTACACAAATATACTACCACCAAAACGGACACGGCGGACCGCCACCAATAAAAATAATGAACCGTTGGTTTACACGTTATTTACACGGTGTAAAAAATGGTGTGGAAAGTAACAAAAAAGCGTGGATTGTTCGTGAACATGATACTCAAGACAACCCTACTCCCTATGATGCATACCCTAATCCTAATGCTTCTGACATTACTCTGTATTTAAAAAACGGAGCTCCTACACAAGGAAAATTAGTTTTAGAGCCTACAAAAAAGCAAGCTCCAGAAACTTTAATAGATGACCATAACATTGCTATGGAAGATTTAGCGCAAGCTGCTTCATCAAAAAACAGGTTAGTATTTACTACACCTACACTAACAAATGATGTTCATATATCTGGATTAGCATCTATTACCATAAAACTTGCAAGTAGTAAACCTGCTGCAAACTTATCTGTAGCTTTAGTTTCTTTACCTTGGAACACAACTGAAGGTGCTGTTATTACAGACAATATTATTACTCGTGGTTGGGCAGATCCTCAAAATCACAAATCTATTTCTGAGAGCAAGCCTTTAAAACCTGGTAAATTTTATACTATGACTTTTAATTTTCAGCCAGATGACCAAATAATAAAAGCAGGACAGCAGATAGGATTAGTTGTGTTTTCTAGCGATAATCAATTTACTATTTTACCTAAACCTGGAACAGAATTATCTGTAGACACTAATAACACAAAAATTACTTTACCAATTGTAGGCGGACAAGAAGCATACAAAAAAGCGGTAAACTAA
- a CDS encoding nuclear transport factor 2 family protein produces MKNILLVFTILFNVFVSAQANEVEVKNTINLFFDAFHKQDSMQLKAVATNTVILQTIGVDKDGNTVLKTENYSDFIKNIVSIPKEVNFREKLTSYSIKVDGDMANAWTEYEFWLNGKFSHCGVNSFQLFKDNGKWKIIYLIDTRRKNGCN; encoded by the coding sequence ATGAAAAATATTTTACTGGTATTTACAATCTTATTTAATGTTTTTGTATCTGCACAAGCTAATGAAGTTGAAGTTAAAAATACAATAAACTTGTTTTTTGATGCTTTTCATAAGCAAGATTCTATGCAATTAAAAGCGGTAGCTACTAACACTGTTATATTACAAACTATAGGGGTAGATAAAGATGGTAATACAGTTCTAAAAACAGAGAATTATTCAGATTTTATTAAAAACATTGTAAGCATACCTAAAGAAGTAAACTTTAGAGAAAAGCTAACCTCTTATAGTATCAAGGTAGATGGAGATATGGCCAATGCTTGGACAGAGTATGAATTTTGGTTAAATGGAAAATTTAGTCACTGTGGTGTAAATTCTTTTCAATTATTTAAGGATAATGGTAAGTGGAAAATTATTTATCTAATAGATACAAGACGTAAAAATGGGTGTAATTAA
- the panB gene encoding 3-methyl-2-oxobutanoate hydroxymethyltransferase, whose translation MSVAKKEYKRVTVKSLIDMKKNGERISMLTAYDYSMAKIIDDANVDVILVGDSASNVMAGHETTLPITLDQMIYHASSVIRAINRCLVVVDIPFGSYQSDPKEALRSAIRIMKESGAHAIKVEGGIEIKDSVKRILNAGIPVMGHLGLTPQSIYKFGTYTVRAKEEAEAKKLKEDALLLQKLGCFAIVLEKIPANLAKEVAASLTIPVIGIGAGGDVDGQVLVIHDLLGMTKEFNPRFLRRYMNLYEEMGSAISQYVDDVKTKDFPNEEEQY comes from the coding sequence ATGTCAGTTGCCAAAAAAGAATACAAGAGAGTTACTGTAAAGTCGCTCATAGATATGAAAAAAAACGGAGAACGTATCTCTATGCTTACTGCTTATGATTACTCTATGGCTAAGATTATAGACGATGCCAATGTAGATGTAATTTTGGTTGGTGATTCTGCTAGTAATGTAATGGCTGGTCATGAGACTACATTACCTATTACGTTAGACCAGATGATTTACCACGCCTCTTCTGTAATACGAGCTATAAACAGATGTTTGGTTGTTGTGGACATTCCTTTTGGTAGTTACCAAAGTGACCCTAAAGAGGCTCTACGTTCTGCAATACGTATTATGAAGGAAAGTGGCGCACACGCTATAAAAGTAGAAGGTGGTATAGAAATTAAAGATTCTGTAAAACGTATACTCAATGCCGGAATACCTGTTATGGGGCATTTAGGATTAACGCCACAATCTATCTATAAATTTGGTACTTATACCGTAAGAGCTAAAGAAGAGGCTGAAGCTAAAAAACTTAAAGAAGATGCCTTATTGTTGCAAAAACTAGGATGCTTTGCTATTGTTTTAGAAAAAATACCTGCTAACCTTGCCAAGGAAGTAGCTGCAAGCTTAACAATACCAGTTATTGGTATTGGTGCTGGTGGTGATGTAGACGGACAAGTATTGGTTATACACGATCTTTTAGGTATGACAAAGGAATTTAACCCTCGCTTTTTAAGACGTTATATGAACTTATATGAAGAAATGGGTTCTGCTATTTCGCAATACGTAGATGACGTAAAAACTAAGGATTTCCCTAATGAAGAGGAACAATACTAA